The Flavobacterium sp. 140616W15 sequence AAAAAGTGTTCCGCACGATATAAAGGTTAGATATGCTTATTATGCATCAGATAATCCATTAGAAACAGGAAGTACATTGGCTTCAGGCGGATTAGGAACAACAGGGGTAAAGCCAACTTATTTAATTACAATTAAAATTCTTGAACAGATTTTTAACGTAAAATAATAGCATTAGTATTCAAGGGCACATAAGTGTCCTTGATAAAATAAAAATAGATTTGCGATTAATTTTATCGCAAATATTTAGATCACAATATTTTAAAGAATGTAATTAATAAATTGAATTACATTTGGCACATACAAAAAATACAATGAAGAGAATTCTTATTACAGGAGCTGCAGGATTTTTAGGTTCACATCTTTGCGACCGTTTTATAAAAGAAGGTTATTATGTTATCGGAATGGATAATTTAATTACTGGTGATTTAAAAAACATCGAGCATTTGTTTAAACTTGAAAGTTTCGAATTTTATCATCATGATATCACAAAATTTGTGCATGTTCCTGGAGATTTAGATTATATACTACATTTTGCTTCACCAGCTAGTCCGATTGATTATTTAAAAATTCCAATCCAAACATTAAAAGTTGGTTCATTGGGTACTCATAATTTATTAGGTTTAGCACGAGTAAAGCAAGCAAGAATTTTGATAGCTTCAACATCCGAAGTTTATGGAGATCCTTTGGTACATCCACAAACAGAAGAATATTATGGAAATGTAAATACAATAGGGCCACGTGGAGTTTATGATGAAGCAAAACGTTTTCAAGAATCTATCACAATGGCATATCATACTTTTCATGGTGTAGAAACCAGAATAGTGCGTATTTTTAATACCTATGGGCCAAGAATGCGACTTAATGATGGTCGCGTAATTCCGGCTTTTATTGGTCAGGCACTTCGTGGAGAAGATTTAACTATTTTTGGAGATGGTATGCAAACACGCTCATTTTGTTATGTAGATGATCAGGTAGAAGGTATTTTCCGATTGTTACATTCTGATTATGTTTATCCAGTTAATATTGGAAATCCAGATGAAATTACTATAAAAGATTTCGCAGAAGAAATTATAAAACTTACGGGAACAAATCAAAAAGTAGTTTATCACCCATTACCGATTAATGATCCATTACAACGACAGCCAGATACTACAAAGGCAAAGGAATTGCTTGGTTGGGAAGCAAAAGTTAATCGTGCAGAGGGTATGAAAATTACATATGATTATTTTA is a genomic window containing:
- a CDS encoding UDP-glucuronic acid decarboxylase family protein, which produces MKRILITGAAGFLGSHLCDRFIKEGYYVIGMDNLITGDLKNIEHLFKLESFEFYHHDITKFVHVPGDLDYILHFASPASPIDYLKIPIQTLKVGSLGTHNLLGLARVKQARILIASTSEVYGDPLVHPQTEEYYGNVNTIGPRGVYDEAKRFQESITMAYHTFHGVETRIVRIFNTYGPRMRLNDGRVIPAFIGQALRGEDLTIFGDGMQTRSFCYVDDQVEGIFRLLHSDYVYPVNIGNPDEITIKDFAEEIIKLTGTNQKVVYHPLPINDPLQRQPDTTKAKELLGWEAKVNRAEGMKITYDYFKSLSKEELSKEEHKDFSNYIR